Proteins encoded within one genomic window of Kibdelosporangium phytohabitans:
- a CDS encoding ABC transporter permease, translating into MARFLFWRVVQAVVVIFVVTVVVFFLLHQIPGGPARGILGIQATEDQIQAFEHEQGFDQPVPIQYLHYLGRLLQGDLGESFQLNQGVADLIGQRLPKTLVLTVLSTLVALLVAIPLGVWQAVRRNRPTDYLLSALTLLIYSTPVFLVGFVFIIVFAINAAWFPVEAPQADTLGGIFADSQALVLPVLTGAGVVLAVFSRYLRSSVVDNLDEDYVRTARAKGASETRIVTRHVLKNSLTSLVAMLGYYLPVLFSGALVTEKLFNYPGMGLLFWNAAQTSDFPILLGTVLVISVATVTGSLLADVAQALIDPRTRRVKA; encoded by the coding sequence GTGGCTAGGTTCCTCTTCTGGCGGGTTGTCCAGGCGGTTGTGGTGATCTTCGTTGTCACCGTTGTCGTCTTCTTCCTGCTGCACCAGATTCCCGGTGGTCCCGCGCGCGGCATTCTCGGCATCCAGGCGACCGAGGACCAGATCCAGGCGTTCGAGCACGAGCAGGGCTTCGACCAGCCCGTGCCGATCCAGTACCTGCACTACCTCGGGCGCCTGCTGCAGGGCGATCTCGGCGAGTCGTTCCAGCTCAACCAGGGCGTCGCCGACCTGATCGGGCAGCGGCTGCCGAAGACCCTCGTCCTGACTGTCCTGAGCACGCTCGTGGCTTTGCTCGTCGCGATTCCGCTTGGGGTGTGGCAGGCCGTGCGGCGCAACCGGCCGACTGACTACCTGTTGAGCGCGCTCACGTTGCTGATCTACTCCACGCCGGTCTTCCTTGTCGGGTTCGTGTTCATCATCGTGTTCGCCATCAACGCCGCGTGGTTCCCGGTCGAGGCGCCGCAGGCCGATACGCTCGGGGGGATCTTCGCGGATTCCCAAGCGCTTGTATTGCCTGTGCTCACCGGGGCTGGGGTTGTGCTGGCGGTGTTCAGCCGGTATCTCCGGTCGTCCGTTGTGGACAATCTCGATGAGGACTACGTGCGGACCGCGCGGGCCAAGGGTGCTTCCGAGACAAGGATTGTCACCAGGCACGTGCTGAAGAACTCGCTCACGTCATTGGTCGCGATGCTCGGTTACTACCTGCCGGTGTTGTTCAGTGGCGCGCTCGTCACCGAGAAGCTGTTCAACTACCCCGGGATGGGTTTGTTGTTCTGGAACGCCGCGCAGACGAGCGACTTCCCCATCCTGCTCGGCACCGTGCTTGTCATCTCCGTCGCCACCGTCACCGGAAGCCTGCTGGCTGACGTCGCGCAGGCGTTGATCGACCCGAGGACAAGGCGGGTGAAGGCATGA
- a CDS encoding ABC transporter permease produces MSGPTARRLRVFRRNKLAVVGITILGLLILFCFVGPLVYHTEQTLTSLADSKLGPGVNGHPLGTDDLGYDLLGRLMLGGQTSLIIGLAAGLLATLIGTLWGTVAGYAGGWVDAVMMRIVDAGIAIPALFLLVVAAAIATPSVPMLILVIGFVSWLVPARLMRAESIALRSRAYVESMKVMGGGSVRAIGKHIIPNAIGTVIVNVTFQIADAVLLVAYVSFLGLGIPPPAANWGGMLSDGLTYAHDGAWWLILPPGLLIVMTVCAFNFIGDGLRDAFDVRFEGR; encoded by the coding sequence ATGAGCGGACCAACCGCACGGCGGCTGAGGGTGTTCCGCCGCAACAAGCTCGCGGTCGTCGGGATCACGATTCTCGGGCTGCTGATCCTGTTCTGCTTCGTCGGCCCGCTCGTCTACCACACCGAGCAGACGCTCACGTCCCTCGCCGACAGCAAGCTCGGGCCCGGCGTCAACGGGCACCCGCTCGGCACCGACGACCTCGGCTACGACCTGCTCGGCAGGCTCATGCTCGGCGGGCAGACCTCCCTGATCATCGGGTTGGCCGCCGGTTTGCTCGCCACCCTGATCGGCACGCTGTGGGGGACTGTCGCCGGTTACGCGGGCGGTTGGGTCGACGCGGTCATGATGCGGATCGTCGACGCGGGCATCGCGATCCCAGCGTTGTTCCTCCTTGTCGTCGCCGCCGCGATCGCGACGCCGAGTGTGCCGATGCTGATCCTCGTCATCGGGTTCGTGTCGTGGCTCGTTCCGGCGCGGCTCATGCGGGCCGAGTCGATCGCGTTGCGCAGCAGGGCCTACGTCGAGTCGATGAAGGTGATGGGCGGCGGCAGCGTTCGTGCCATCGGCAAGCACATCATCCCGAACGCCATCGGCACCGTCATCGTCAACGTGACGTTCCAGATCGCGGACGCTGTTCTGCTGGTCGCGTACGTGAGCTTCCTCGGCCTGGGGATTCCGCCGCCCGCTGCCAACTGGGGCGGCATGCTCAGCGACGGCCTGACCTACGCCCACGACGGCGCGTGGTGGCTCATCCTGCCGCCTGGTCTGCTGATCGTGATGACGGTGTGCGCCTTCAACTTCATCGGCGATGGGCTGCGGGACGCGTTCGACGTGAGATTCGAGGGCCGCTGA
- a CDS encoding ABC transporter ATP-binding protein, with protein MLGYDHLSITFGDVEATKAVSFEVRPGEVVAVVGESGSGKSVTAMSALGLLPRKAKVAGRIVLGGRDVRGLSGKELRELRGNEIAMVFQEPMTALNPVHTIGWQLTEAISLHREVPDTKQKAVELLTMVGLDRPEHRLKQYPHELSGGMRQRVMIAMAIACDPKVIIADEPTTALDVTVQAEILDLLRELRDRLGTAIVLITHSMGVVADLADRVVVMYRGAVVETGGVEDVLLRPSHDYTKRLLKAVPRLGSGARQAEEVTEPVLDVRNLVVSFGGQRAVDDISFQIGKGEVVGLVGESGSGKTTAGRCTVGLQKPTAGSVELFGQDIAKLSARKMRPLTARIGMIFQDPASSLDPRMTIAECIAEPLVLHKAKDQRKRVDELLDAVELGSATRERYPHELSGGQRQRVSIARALALNPDLLIADEPTSALDVSVQASILELFLDLQRRLKFSCLFISHDLAVVDMLANRVVVMHRGKIVEQGSRANVFGAPQEDYTRRLLAAAPVPDPVEQRERRASRG; from the coding sequence ATGCTCGGCTATGACCACCTTTCCATCACGTTCGGCGACGTCGAGGCGACCAAGGCGGTCAGCTTCGAGGTCAGGCCGGGCGAAGTCGTCGCGGTCGTCGGCGAGTCCGGCTCCGGCAAGAGCGTCACCGCGATGTCCGCGCTGGGCCTGTTGCCGCGCAAGGCGAAGGTCGCCGGACGGATCGTGCTCGGCGGGCGCGACGTGCGCGGGCTGTCGGGCAAGGAGCTCAGGGAACTGCGCGGCAACGAGATCGCGATGGTCTTCCAGGAGCCGATGACCGCGCTCAACCCCGTGCACACGATCGGCTGGCAGCTCACCGAGGCCATCTCACTGCACAGGGAAGTCCCTGACACGAAACAGAAGGCCGTCGAGCTGCTGACCATGGTCGGGCTGGACCGCCCGGAGCACCGCCTCAAGCAGTACCCGCACGAGCTGTCCGGCGGCATGCGGCAACGGGTGATGATCGCGATGGCGATCGCCTGCGACCCCAAGGTGATCATCGCCGACGAACCGACCACCGCGCTCGACGTCACCGTCCAGGCCGAGATCCTCGACCTGCTCAGGGAGCTCAGGGACCGGCTCGGCACGGCGATCGTGCTGATCACGCACAGCATGGGCGTCGTCGCGGACCTGGCCGACCGGGTCGTCGTGATGTACCGGGGCGCGGTCGTGGAAACGGGCGGCGTCGAGGACGTGCTGCTGCGGCCCTCCCACGACTACACCAAACGCCTGCTCAAAGCGGTTCCGCGGCTGGGCAGCGGCGCGCGGCAGGCAGAAGAAGTCACCGAACCCGTGCTGGACGTGCGCAACCTGGTGGTTTCGTTCGGCGGCCAGCGGGCCGTCGACGACATCTCGTTCCAGATCGGCAAGGGCGAGGTCGTCGGCCTGGTCGGCGAGTCCGGTTCGGGCAAGACGACCGCGGGCCGGTGCACGGTCGGCCTGCAGAAACCGACCGCGGGCAGCGTCGAGCTGTTCGGGCAGGACATCGCGAAGCTGTCCGCCCGCAAGATGCGGCCGTTGACCGCGCGGATCGGCATGATCTTCCAGGACCCGGCGTCCTCTTTGGACCCGAGGATGACCATCGCGGAGTGCATCGCCGAGCCGCTTGTCCTGCACAAGGCCAAGGACCAGCGCAAGCGGGTCGACGAACTGCTCGACGCGGTCGAACTCGGCTCAGCGACGCGGGAGCGTTACCCGCACGAGTTGTCCGGTGGGCAACGGCAACGCGTGAGCATCGCCAGGGCGCTCGCGCTCAACCCCGACCTGCTGATCGCGGACGAGCCGACGAGCGCGCTGGACGTCTCGGTGCAGGCCAGCATCCTGGAGCTGTTCCTCGACCTGCAACGACGGCTGAAGTTCTCGTGCCTGTTCATCAGCCACGACCTCGCTGTCGTGGACATGCTGGCCAACCGGGTCGTGGTGATGCACCGCGGCAAGATCGTCGAACAGGGCAGCAGGGCGAACGTGTTCGGCGCGCCGCAAGAGGACTACACCCGCAGGCTGCTCGCCGCCGCCCCCGTGCCCGACCCGGTCGAGCAGCGCGAACGACGGGCTAGCCGCGGATGA
- a CDS encoding copper homeostasis protein CutC: MGVRVEISVESINGVRIAARNGADRVELCGALSDGGLTPSLALTELAVRHAGSTEVHPLIRPRPGDFRYDADEVAVMVGDIRALVAAGAHGVVIGALGDDGLLDPVCEKLIGAADGRPVTLHRAIDVSSSPRQVLDQAIRMGFERVLTSGQQRSALDGAPVIKSLVEQAADAVQVMACGGVRAGNVLEVVAATGVSDVHAGARQPVRGAAGGAVSYAGVGVPEGFDHFDTDADGVAALCSVIRG; the protein is encoded by the coding sequence ATGGGAGTTCGGGTGGAGATCAGTGTCGAGTCGATCAACGGCGTGCGGATCGCGGCGCGCAACGGCGCCGACCGCGTGGAGCTGTGCGGCGCGCTGTCCGACGGCGGGCTGACGCCGAGCCTGGCGCTGACCGAACTGGCCGTGCGGCACGCCGGAAGCACCGAGGTGCACCCGTTGATCCGGCCGCGTCCCGGTGACTTCCGGTACGACGCCGACGAGGTCGCGGTGATGGTTGGTGACATCCGGGCCCTCGTCGCCGCCGGGGCGCACGGTGTCGTGATCGGCGCGCTCGGCGACGACGGTCTGCTGGATCCCGTGTGCGAGAAGCTGATTGGGGCGGCCGATGGCAGGCCGGTCACGCTGCACCGAGCGATCGACGTGAGCTCGTCGCCGCGCCAGGTGCTCGACCAGGCGATCCGGATGGGGTTCGAACGGGTGCTGACCTCCGGGCAGCAGCGGTCGGCGCTGGACGGCGCACCGGTGATCAAGTCGCTGGTCGAGCAGGCGGCCGACGCCGTCCAGGTGATGGCGTGCGGTGGTGTCCGTGCCGGGAACGTCCTCGAAGTCGTTGCGGCGACCGGGGTTTCCGACGTCCACGCGGGCGCTCGCCAGCCTGTTCGCGGAGCCGCGGGCGGGGCGGTGTCGTACGCGGGCGTCGGCGTGCCGGAGGGCTTCGACCACTTCGACACGGACGCCGACGGTGTCGCGGCGTTGTGTTCGGTCATCCGCGGCTAG
- a CDS encoding ROK family protein, whose product MDIGGTKIQLVRCDDELRIVDSRRAESPKGKILATAIEMAAELAADAKGIGIGAAGVIDPSGAVAATTEVFPGWEGTNLTEGVGRELGLPVVVDNDANAFLHGEATAGAARGYRHAFGITVGTGIGGALISDGVLLRGAGGGAGEIGHTPGFGTELCTCGARGHLESVASGLSISRRYGAGIRAGLVAERARNGDADAVRVFAEAGAALGQAIAVVATVLDSQIAVLGGGVIGAWDLLEPTCRETVRATVLPTNADLVIQPAELGDHAVAIGAAALARAAGQAS is encoded by the coding sequence GTGGACATCGGAGGCACGAAGATCCAGCTCGTGCGGTGCGACGACGAACTGCGCATAGTGGACAGTCGGCGCGCGGAGTCGCCGAAGGGCAAGATCCTTGCCACGGCGATAGAAATGGCCGCTGAGCTGGCCGCGGACGCCAAGGGCATCGGGATCGGCGCGGCCGGCGTGATCGACCCGAGCGGCGCGGTCGCCGCGACGACCGAGGTCTTCCCCGGCTGGGAAGGGACGAATCTCACTGAGGGCGTGGGCAGGGAACTGGGCCTGCCGGTGGTCGTCGACAACGACGCGAACGCCTTCCTGCACGGCGAGGCCACGGCCGGAGCGGCGCGTGGCTACCGGCACGCGTTCGGCATCACGGTCGGCACGGGCATCGGCGGCGCGTTGATCAGCGACGGCGTCCTGCTGCGTGGAGCGGGCGGCGGGGCGGGGGAGATCGGCCACACGCCGGGCTTCGGCACCGAACTCTGTACGTGCGGCGCTCGTGGGCACCTCGAGTCGGTGGCGTCCGGGTTGTCCATCAGCCGACGCTATGGTGCGGGTATCAGAGCCGGTTTGGTCGCCGAACGGGCGCGGAACGGCGACGCGGACGCGGTGCGTGTCTTCGCTGAGGCCGGGGCCGCGCTCGGGCAGGCGATCGCTGTCGTGGCGACTGTCCTGGACAGCCAGATCGCGGTGCTCGGCGGTGGCGTGATCGGTGCGTGGGACTTGCTGGAACCCACGTGCCGGGAGACCGTGCGGGCGACCGTGCTGCCGACCAACGCGGACCTCGTCATCCAGCCCGCGGAGCTCGGGGACCACGCCGTCGCCATCGGCGCGGCGGCGCTCGCCCGCGCCGCAGGTCAAGCCTCGTGA